In the Danio rerio strain Tuebingen ecotype United States chromosome 8, GRCz12tu, whole genome shotgun sequence genome, one interval contains:
- the LOC141375556 gene encoding uncharacterized protein yields MDNSQWCIAIYCLKCLTIQEDLTGHLRQVCMSGAEEALVLEEVARAEESRAGFVREGRVIDLAEVRGLVQEDPTGGSLAEHLRAKGFLVVEQQKPFSKSPYPSSKVTNMAEVGRCLIQQCELPLRTQTEFRSFCVATLVWRHRLGPGSVKELKVRQEAARAAPYHHRSTFSSSCTCSTACSSSRCLRLIIGGLFRISFPLA; encoded by the coding sequence ATGGACAATTCCCAGTGGTGCATTGCTATTTACTGCCTCAAGTGCCTGACAATTCAGGAAGACCTCACAGGGCACTTGAGGCAGGTGTGCATGAGCGGAGCCGAAGAAGCCCTGGTTCTGGAGGAGGTAGCTCGTGCCGAGGAGTCGCGCGCCGGGTTTGTCAGAGAGGGGAGAGTGATAGACCTGGCGGAGGTGCGGGGACTTGTGCAGGAGGACCCCACTGGCGGCTCCTTGGCCGAGCACTTAAGGGCCAAGGGCTTCCTTGTTGTGGAGCAGCAGAAGCCTTTCAGCAAGAGTCCTTACCCCTCCTCAAAGGTGACTAATATGGCTGAGGTGGGCCGTTGCCTCATCCAGCAGTGCGAGCTGCCTCTTAGGACCCAGACGGAATTCCGCAGCTTTTGCGTGGCCACACTCGTGTGGCGACACCGTTTGGGTCCTGGAAGCGTTAAAGAGCTCAAGGTACGTCAGGAGGCAGCCCGAGCCGCCCCCTACCACCACCGCTCTACCTTCTCCTCCAGCTGCACTTGCTCGACCGCCTGCTCCAGCAGCCGCTGTCTCCGCCTCATTATTGGGGGGCTTTTCAGGATAAGTTTCCCATTAGCTTGA